A single window of Vibrio stylophorae DNA harbors:
- the rsmD gene encoding 16S rRNA (guanine(966)-N(2))-methyltransferase RsmD encodes MAPRPRHISRSAPRAASQKPTGQIRIIAGQWRGRKLPVHDAQGLRPTTDRVKETLFNWLMQKVRGARCLDLFAGSGGLGFEALSRYASEVDFVEKESLAANQLKQNLASLKCEQGRVHHTDALQFLQQPAKPYDLVFLDPPFHQNLLADALALLQQSGWLHEGSWIYIETERDLALTLPAHWHCHRDKTAGQVHYRLYQCEQKNDDVL; translated from the coding sequence ATGGCGCCACGTCCTCGACATATTTCTCGCAGTGCGCCTCGCGCTGCATCACAAAAACCCACTGGGCAGATTCGAATTATCGCCGGACAGTGGCGTGGCCGTAAGCTACCAGTGCATGATGCACAAGGGTTGCGTCCCACCACAGACCGAGTCAAAGAGACGCTATTTAACTGGTTGATGCAGAAAGTGCGCGGCGCCCGTTGTTTGGATCTCTTTGCCGGTAGCGGTGGTTTGGGATTTGAAGCGCTGTCTCGCTATGCCAGTGAAGTGGACTTTGTTGAGAAGGAGTCGCTCGCGGCTAACCAACTCAAACAAAACCTCGCTAGTTTGAAGTGTGAACAAGGACGCGTGCACCACACTGATGCGCTGCAATTTTTGCAGCAACCCGCAAAACCTTATGATCTGGTGTTTCTTGACCCACCTTTTCACCAAAATCTACTGGCTGATGCCTTGGCTTTGTTGCAACAATCGGGTTGGCTTCATGAGGGGAGCTGGATCTATATCGAAACCGAACGCGATTTAGCCCTCACACTTCCGGCACATTGGCACTGTCATCGCGATAAAACGGCAGGCCAAGTCCATTATCGACTTTATCAATGCGAGCAGAAAAATGACGACGTTCTTTAA
- a CDS encoding DUF1145 domain-containing protein, giving the protein MTTFFNWLAKLGMLAVWGLWSYNWFVPLEGLASAILTGMGFLVLVLHLLQVALAASAVKAMKQQMTAWDKLNVLLFGTFGLIDIRRKYLQMPNDNSVKAP; this is encoded by the coding sequence ATGACGACGTTCTTTAATTGGCTAGCCAAGCTGGGTATGTTGGCGGTTTGGGGATTGTGGAGTTATAACTGGTTTGTTCCACTTGAGGGGCTAGCCAGTGCCATTCTTACGGGTATGGGCTTTCTCGTACTAGTCTTGCATCTACTTCAAGTGGCGCTAGCAGCCAGCGCAGTGAAAGCGATGAAACAGCAGATGACCGCTTGGGATAAGCTCAATGTACTACTGTTTGGTACTTTTGGTTTAATCGATATTCGCCGCAAGTACCTGCAAATGCCTAATGACAACAGCGTCAAAGCACCTTAA
- a CDS encoding DUF3332 family protein: MRKSLVAAALATTLLTGCMGQMGLSQLVTKANLSVVDNRYARAGLFMLLSPVYSAAATVDLFLFNTIEFWTGKNIITGKSPAVVDQPVGAIFKVNSKVDSDLTRPPLAKIDAPQVKSAQWLSVEDNAISMQVTYEDGVTQKVHGVRVGEMMHLYIDDVLMGEISQAELQAYAAERMI; the protein is encoded by the coding sequence ATGCGTAAATCATTGGTTGCCGCTGCATTGGCAACAACGCTACTGACTGGCTGTATGGGCCAAATGGGTCTAAGCCAGCTAGTGACCAAAGCAAACTTGAGTGTGGTGGATAACCGCTATGCACGTGCAGGTTTGTTTATGTTGTTGTCACCTGTCTACAGTGCTGCTGCGACAGTCGATCTTTTCCTGTTTAACACCATTGAGTTTTGGACTGGTAAAAACATCATCACAGGTAAATCACCTGCGGTTGTGGATCAGCCTGTTGGCGCCATTTTCAAAGTAAACTCAAAAGTGGACAGCGATTTAACCCGCCCACCATTGGCAAAAATCGATGCACCACAGGTGAAATCAGCCCAATGGCTATCAGTGGAAGATAACGCCATTAGCATGCAAGTCACCTATGAAGATGGGGTGACGCAAAAAGTTCACGGCGTACGTGTGGGTGAGATGATGCATCTTTACATCGATGATGTATTGATGGGTGAAATCAGCCAAGCTGAGCTTCAAGCCTATGCAGCGGAGCGAATGATCTAA